The following coding sequences are from one Humulus lupulus chromosome X, drHumLupu1.1, whole genome shotgun sequence window:
- the LOC133803153 gene encoding lysine-specific histone demethylase 1 homolog 1, which produces MEASDTPPQEPSDCNPNDLVSDYSLPESDATLSPTPPDDSTAPQITIDTLISDSLEDSSEPVPEDTIDEQTQNLVDPPEPGPAEPSLPTRKRRRRKKFFTELNGNPSVAKNRRAGLAKEVDIESRIAVSVGFPVDSLTEEEIEANVVPTVGGAEQANYIVVRNHILARWRSNVSVWLTRDHALESIRSEHKGLVDSAYNFLVEHGYINFGVGPAIKEPKLRSFDGVERGNVVIVGAGLAGLIAARQLVFLGFKVVVLEGRARPGGRVKTKKMEGDGAEAAADLGGSVLTGINGNPLGVLARQLGLPLHKVRDVCPLYLPDGEAVDSEIDSRVEASFNKLLDRVCKLRQAMIEEVKSVDVALGTVLEAFRKVYGVAEDPEERMLLDWHLANLEYANASLMSNLSMAYWDQDDPYEMGGDHCFIPGGNETFIRALAEDLPIFYNRTVESIRYGSDGVLVYAGGQEFRGDMVLCTVPLGVLKKGSIEFVPELPQRKRDAIQRLGFGLLNKVAILFPYNFWGGDIDTFGHLSKDPSMRGEFFLFYSYSSVSGGALLVALVAGDAAIRFELMSPVESVRRVLNTLKGIFNPKGIAVPDPIQAVCTRWGKDNFTYGSYSYVAVGSSGDDYDILAESTGDGRVFFAGEATNKQYPATMHGAFLSGMREAANIFRVAKRRSLSSPNKLNDVTEEEDNLNKLFDAPDLSFGNFSMLFDPDSNDLDSNSLLRVKIEIEKFELVCFCLYALISRRHAMELGGVDGDMNRMRMLSQQFGVSLVGRKGLSDAASSLITCIRLARSNQNGENHVQSNDMPAS; this is translated from the coding sequence atgGAGGCATCGGACACTCCTCCCCAAGAACCCTCTGATTGTAACCCTAACGACCTCGTCTCCGATTACTCGTTGCCGGAGTCTGATGCCACTCTCTCTCCAACCCCGCCTGACGACTCTACGGCTCCTCAAATCACGATTGACACCCTCATTTCGGATTCTCTCGAAGATTCCTCCGAACCTGTTCCTGAAGACACCATTGATGAACAGACACAAAATCTTGTCGACCCACCTGAACCTGGTCCGGCCGAGCCAAGTCTTCCGACCAGGAAACGCCGCCGTAGAAAGAAGTTCTTTACCGAACTCAATGGCAATCCATCGGTGGCCAAGAATCGTCGGGCTGGACTCGCTAAGGAGGTCGATATCGAATCAAGAATTGCAGTTTCTGTGGGCTTCCCGGTTGACTCGCTTACTGAGGAGGAGATCGAGGCGAACGTGGTGCCCACCGTCGGCGGAGCCGAGCAAGCTAACTATATTGTCGTGCGTAACCACATTCTTGCGCGGTGGAGGTCCAACGTGTCCGTCTGGTTGACGCGTGACCATGCGCTGGAGTCCATTCGGTCCGAGCACAAGGGTTTGGTGGACTCGGCTTACAACTTTCTCGTGGAGCATGGCTACATCAATTTTGGGGTTGGACCGGCGATAAAAGAACCGAAATTGAGGTCCTTTGATGGAGTTGAGAGGGGTAATGTCGTGATTGTTGGGGCGGGCTTGGCGGGTTTGATAGCGGCGAGGCaattggtgttcttggggttcaAAGTCGTGGTCTTGGAAGGTAGGGCAAGGCCTGGAGGTCGTGTGAAGACGAAGAAGATGGAGGGCGATGGAGCTGAGGCAGCTGCTGATCTTGGTGGAAGTGTCCTCACCGGAATAAATGGTAACCCTCTTGGGGTTCTAGCTAGGCAATTGGGTTTACCCCTTCACAAGGTAAGAGATGTTTGCCCACTTTATTTACCAGACGGGGAAGCAGTAGACTCTGAGATTGATTCTAGAGTAGAGGCGTCTTTTAACAAGTTGTTAGATAGAGTCTGTAAGCTTAGGCAAGCAATGATAGAGGAAGTCAAATCTGTAGATGTTGCATTAGGGACTGTATTGGAAGCTTTCCGGAAAGTTTATGGTGTTGCGGAAGACCCAGAAGAGAGAATGCTTTTAGATTGGCACCTTGCCAACTTGGAGTATgcaaatgcttctttgatgtcgaATTTGTCAATGGCTTATTGGGATCAGGATGATCCGTACGAGATGGGGGGTGATCATTGTTTCATTCCCGGAGGGAATGAGACCTTTATAAGGGCCTTGGCGGAGGACCTCCCTATTTTCTATAATAGGACTGTCGAGAGTATTAGATATGGATCTGATGGGGTGTTGGTTTATGCTGGTGGGCAGGAGTTTCGTGGTGACATGGTTCTCTGCACAGTGCCTTTAGGTGTTTTAAAGAAGGGTTCAATCGAATTTGTCCCTGAACTTCCACAACGAAAGAGAGATGCCATTCAGAGATTAGGATTTGGTTTACTCAATAAGGTTGCCATATTGTTTCCTTACAACTTTTGGGGTGGAGATATTGATACTTTTGGACATTTGTCTAAAGATCCAAGCATGAGAGGTGAATTTTTTCTGTTCTATAGCTATTCTTCAGTGTCTGGAGGTGCGCTGTTGGTTGCTCTTGTGGCAGGAGATGCTGCTATTAGGTTCGAGCTGATGTCCCCTGTGGAGTCCGTGAGAAGGGTGTTAAATACATTAAAGGGCATTTTTAATCCGAAAGGGATAGCTGTTCCTGACCCTATTCAGGCAGTCTGCACTCGCTGGGGCAAAGATAATTTCACCTATGGTTCATACTCCTATGTTGCTGTTGGTTCTTCTGGGGATGATTATGATATACTTGCAGAGAGTACTGGTGATGGGAGAGTCTTCTTTGCGGGAGAGGCAACTAACAAGCAGTATCCAGCAACAATGCATGGAGCTTTTCTCAGCGGGATGAGAGAGGCTGCAAACATTTTTAGAGTAGCCAAAAGAAGGTCATTAAGTTCACCTAACAAGTTAAATGATGTTACTGAAGAAGAGGATAACTTGAACAAATTGTTTGACGCCCCTGATTTAAGTTTTGGCAACTTCTCTATGTTATTTGATCCTGATTCAAATGATCTTGATTCCAACTCCTTGCTGAGGGTAAAAATTGAAATAGAAAAGTTCGAACTTGTTTGCTTCTGTCTCTATGCTTTAATTTCGAGAAGGCATGCCATGGAACTCGGTGGAGTTGATGGGGACATGAACAGGATGAGAATGTTGAGTCAACAATTTGGAGTGAGTTTGGTTGGAAGAAAAGGCTTATCTGATGCTGCTAGTTCTCTCATTACCTGCATAAGATTGGCTAGATCCAACCAAAATGGAGAAAATCATGTCCAATCCAATGATATGCCTGCTAGTTAA
- the LOC133803212 gene encoding uncharacterized protein LOC133803212, translating to MITRSNLAEQLREYQIRSKHDWASVSFFSSTSNLTSSRVDVVIFVIWELVIIAFLVFSAVSLYYRHLRLAFILVCITMLLLLCIKITKQVRLARKKRRRMLLPLSM from the exons ATGATAACTCGTTCCAATCTTGCAGAGCAGCTAAGAGAGTATCAAATTCGATCCAAACACGACTGGGCTTCCGTCTCCTTCTTCTCTTCCACCTCCAATCTCACTTCTTCAAG GGTAGATGTTGTGATTTTTGTAATATGGGAGCTGGTCATTATAGCTTTCTTGGTTTTTTCAGCTGTTTCTTTATACTATAGGCACTTACGTCTTGCGTTTATCTTGGTTTGCATCACAATGCTTTTGCTTTTGTGCATTAAAATTACAAAGCAAGTGAGATTGGCAAGAAAAAAGAGACGAAGAATGCTTCTTCCCTTGTCTATGTAA